Proteins co-encoded in one Dreissena polymorpha isolate Duluth1 chromosome 12, UMN_Dpol_1.0, whole genome shotgun sequence genomic window:
- the LOC127853966 gene encoding uncharacterized protein LOC127853966 encodes MDIRRRRQTIVPSESAVQSDGDFVQLRIIRERRKQEIEQQKLAAPLSLPTVRESNLETKEKSKLLTMLFDAIEEHDVQTAEETLTKLKNHFPIQDIRHPKRNENVLHAALSSGLNAFAKKLITNEHETLVTSCHEVRYAGIVGNRNCMHIAIEKSDLEMAKLIMNKIRRIWQKQSLLKQETAVNITDQRPRLFSCLHLAAYYGHVDLVKFILDEGMDVNHLNGKNDTALLWAARWGHKNTVDLLLERKANPEVANDKGSTALYWAIRYEHPKTVALLLSKGRANPNTQRKLGLVAPIIIASAFGNVEILQLLLQQPTIDVNLQIRGGDTAIHNAAREGNLDCVKILIEKGVKFDEKDSLGDTPLLLAAKNDFVHVVNYLVLKGANVNAKNNDGKDIWYFAIENEGSFLLQSLIKGMKSYSSGANSKHPLLIAADKGRCDKIKLLLDMNVDPAVFDADGNDLFHHSAMEDKPEVIETFANVFSLQNQNKLGNTPLHIACLNGHSRTIMTLLKFDVKANVKNKKGEMAIHVAAYSPKTTPELARELVSYMIKNHDWNSLNDKDLKGQTCLHIACRHTTTDVLWEFREVKLNERDPDGLTPLHVAVRPKQPDILETVLDMFERNKRDLSINEQTISSGETVLHLAAQEGHSTSIPRLIKLGADIAVRDVNGDTVLHKLIKLSVFDVTNNSKYIESFTIILSNIVRWWCLKSGTAIPENEHDSDYILIQRTAFRFIIYDVHNIDGLSVLKQAFQCGATKIVGELLMVEQVTFFETDGYTFDVSYLTPRTNEVEEVKSHSVAQVSPTDQEFGTTKQLKTTDKYLDENQLSAMELLIESKTMSQAADILDLPLIREIERYYMRIVSWVFSVLMVLHMIYMSVFTYIGVELSKQMRTKRDYIGSSNAIILMYVIVPLEPAIIVIFMLFRFIKSIKSCSFYHQAKIQNQERVSSVLSSFVLPALCIVYSGLIFAWMGMLSKQRDDHNYILATALCIGWLLTISFTRGIRPVHYFYRMLLSMIARDMVRFVLVYLFVLMAFGFAFHVIIQVSEDATKKYYDPGVTLFTTFNMMIGMGELIDEDYESQMMAEDRSIAFSKVLYLIYIILSTIILLNLLIAMMNDSYSRILQNNKIYYRIESIKLGIQIESSIPCISRFSDVNLTKGSAHLGMTGLNERWLLTISNVNFERYVQDNIRMGNMDDVSNRLDNLSHLIRQTNDRVKTLAATIDNIEKSKLERKVVRMLKRKKET; translated from the exons CGGAAGCAGGAGATTGAGCAACAGAAGCTTGCAGCGCCATTGTCCCTGCCAACCGTAAGGGAAAGCAATCTGGAAACGAAAGAGAAGAGCAAACTGCTTACAATGCTCTTTGATGCGATAGAAGAACACGATGTGCAAACA GCAGAAGAAACACTGACGAAACTGAAGAATCACTTTCCTATTCAAGATATTCGACACCCAAAACGAAACGAAAATGTTTTGCATGCCGCACTTTCAAGTGGCTTGAATGCTTTTGCAAAGAAGCTTATAACGAACGAACACGAGACTCTTGTTACATCATGTCACGAGGTTAGGTACGCGGGTATCGTTGGAAACAGAAACTGCATGCATATAGCAATCGAGAAATCAGATCTAGAAATGGCAAAGTTGATTATGAATAAAATTCGGCGGATTTGGCAGAAACAGAGTCTACTGAAGCAGGAAACTGCAGTGAACATTACAGATCAACGACCGCGGTTGTTCTCTTGTCTTCATTTGGCTGCGTATTATGGACATGTTGATCTGGTCAAGTTTATACTGGATGAAGGAATGGATGTTAACCACTTGAACGGTAAGAACGATACAGCCCTTCTTTGGGCTGCCAGATGGGGCCATAAGAATACAGTGGACTTGCTGTTGGAAAGAAAGGCGAACCCGGAAGTAGCGAATGACAAAGGGTCCACGGCATTGTATTGGGCGATACGCTATGAGCACCCTAAAACGGTCGCATTGTTGTTAAGCAAAGGTCGGGCTAACCCAAACACTCAACGAAAACTTGGTCTCGTTGCACCGATTATTATTGCCTCTGCTTTTGGGAATGTCGAAATACTGCAACTCCTTCTGCAGCAGCCTACCATTGACGTGAATCTCCAGATTCGTGGAGGAGATACGGCCATTCACAACGCCGCCAGAGAAGGAAACCTTGACTGTGTCAAAATTCTTATAGAAAAAGGGGTAAAATTTGACGAAAAAGATTCGCTTGGCGATACACCACTACTTCTAGCGGCTAAAAATGATTTTGTCCACGTTGTTAACTATTTAGTTTTAAAAGGAGCCAATGTTAACGCAAAGAATAACGACGGCAAAGACATTTGGTATTTTGCAATCGAAAACGAAGGTTCATTCCTCTTGCAATCGTTAATTAAAGGAATGAAATCATATTCTAGCGGTGCTAATTCCAAGCATCCTCTCCTGATAGCTGCAGATAAAGGTCGATGTGATAAAATTAAGCTACTTTTGGACATGAATGTTGACCCAGCAGTGTTCGATGCAGACGGTAACGATCTATTCCATCATTCCGCAATGGAAGACAAACCAGAGGTTATTGAAACATTCGCAAATGTTTTCTCATTGCAAAACCAAAATAAATTAGGAAATACTCCTCTTCACATTGCGTGCCTAAATGGCCATTCAAGAACAATTATGACTTTGTTAAAATTCGACGTCAAAGCCAACGTCAAGAACAAAAAAGGAGAAATGGCGATACACGTAGCGGCATATTCACCGAAAACGACACCGGAATTAGCGCGCGAGCTGGTGTCTTACATGATCAAAAACCACGACTGGAACAGTTTAAACGACAAAGACCTTAAAGGGCAAACCTGTCTGCATATTGCTTGCAGACATACAACTACAGATGTTCTCTGGGAATTCAGAGAGGTCAAATTAAATGAACGAGACCCAGATGGTCTGACGCCTTTACACGTAGCTGTGCGTCCAAAACAGCCAGATATCCTCGAGACTGTTTTGGATATGTTTGAACGTAATAAACGGGATTTGAGTATCAATGAACAAACAATATCTAGTGGGGAAACTGTGTTACACCTAGCTGCCCAAGAGGGTCATTCAACATCCATCCCTAGACTTATCAAGCTGGGGGCAGACATAGCCGTCAGGGACGTCAACGGTGACACCGTTCTACACAAGTTAATAAAGTTGTCTGTTTTTGACGTGACAAATAATTCGAAATACATCGAATCCTTTACAATAATATTGTCAAACATCGTTCGTTGGTGGTGTTTGAAATCTGGCACAGCGATTCCAGAGAATGAACACGATAGCGACTATATTTTAATACAACGGACTGCTTTCAGATTCATCATTTATGATGTTCATAATATTGATGGTCTCTCTGTACTCAAACAAGCCTTCCAGTGTGGCGCCACAAAGATCGTAGGTGAACTGTTGATGGTCGAGCAGGTTACGTTTTTTGAAACAGATGGGTACACGTTCGATGTCTCATATCTGACACCGAGGACAAATGAAGTCGAAGAGGTCAAATCTCACTCGGTTGCCCAGGTTTCACCGACTGACCAAGAATTCGGTACCACGAAACAGCTCAAAACTACTGACAAATACCTGGACGAAAATCAGCTCTCTGCGATGGAACTGCTGATCGAAAGCAAAACGATGTCTCAAGCGGCCGATATCTTAGACCTGCCGCTAATCAGAGAAATCGAGAGGTACTACATGCGGATTGTCTCGTGGGTGTTTTCCGTGTTGATGGTATTACACATGATCTACATGAGTGTATTCACATACATTGGCGTAGAATTGAGCAAACAAATGCGGACTAAAAGAGACTATATTGGATCTTCAAATGCAATTATTCTGATGTATGTCATTGTACCGCTAGAGCCGGCAATTATAGTCATATTCATGCTTTTTCGGTTTATTAAAAGTATTAAGAGCTGTAGTTTCTACCATCAGGCGAAAATTCAAAATCAAGAAAGAGTATCTTCAGTGCTTTCCTCCTTTGTGTTACCAGCTCTCTGCATAGTGTATTCGGGTTTGATATTCGCTTGGATGGGAATGTTGTCAAAGCAACGTGATGACCACAATTATATCCTGGCTACAGCACTCTGCATTGGTTGGTTACTCACAATTTCATTCACGAGAGGCATACGTCCGGTCCATTATTTCTACCGGATGTTGCTGAGCATGATTGCGAGGGACATGGTGCGGTTCGTATTGGTCTATCTGTTTGTGCTGATGGCGTTTGGTTTTGCGTTTCACGTCATAATACAGGTGTCGGAAGACGCGACCAAAAAGTATTATGATCCAGGTGTGACTTTGTTCACGACATTTAATATGATGATTGGAATGGGTGAATTGATAGACGAAGACTACGAATCCCAGATGATGGCCGAAGATCGAAGCATCGCATTTTCAAAAGTTTTGTACCTCATCTACATAATTCTGTCCACGATCATCCTCTTGAATTTGCTGATAGCGATGATGAACGACTCCTACTCGCGGATTTTGCAAAACAACAAGATTTACTATAGAATCGAGTCCATCAAACTGGGCATTCAGATTGAGTCAAGTATTCCATGCATCAGTCGTTTCTCCGATGTAAATCTCACGAAAG GTTCAGCTCACTTGGGTATGACGGGCTTAAACGAgcgttggctactgacaatatcCAATGTGAACTTCGAACGTTATGTGCAGGACAATATTCGCATGGGTAACATGGATGATGTATCCAATCGCTTGGATAACCTGAGCCATCTGATTCGCCAGACGAATGATCGAGTCAAGACACTGGCAGCTACAATCGATAATATAGAAAAGAGCAAATTGGAGAGAAAGGTAGTGCGGATGTTAAAACGCAAAAAAGAAACTTAA